The Porphyrobacter sp. HT-58-2 genome has a window encoding:
- the sufB gene encoding Fe-S cluster assembly protein SufB, producing MSEEIEIQDREAREAAAKVADYEHGWSADIDTEFAPKGLSEDTVRFISAKKNEPEWMLEWRLKAFRLWQTMEEPDWAKVGYPPIDYQDAYYYAAPKKKATIASLDELDPEIKAVYDKLGIPVAEQEVLAGVEGARKVAVDAVFDSVSVATTFREELKRAGVIFLSISEAIREYPELVKQWLGKVVPVRDNYFAALNCAVFSDGTFVYVPEGVRCPMELSTYFRINAENTGQFERTLIVADKGAYVSYLEGCTAPMRDENQLHAAVVELVALDDAEIKYSTVQNWYPGNAEGKGGIYNFVTKRALCQGDRSKVSWTQVETGSAVTWKYPSCVLNGEDSVGEFYSVAVTNNFQQADTGTKMIHNGKNSRSTIISKGISAGKSNNTYRGLVRVGPTASGVRNFTQCDSLLLGDQCGAHTVPYIEVKNPSAQIEHEATTSKISDEQLFYAMQRGLGEEEAVALIVNGFAKDVLKELPMEFAVEAQKLLAISLEGSVG from the coding sequence ATGAGCGAAGAGATCGAAATCCAGGACCGCGAAGCCCGCGAAGCCGCCGCCAAGGTCGCCGATTACGAGCATGGCTGGTCGGCGGACATCGACACCGAATTCGCGCCCAAGGGCCTGTCCGAAGACACCGTCCGCTTCATCAGCGCCAAGAAGAACGAGCCCGAATGGATGCTCGAATGGCGGCTGAAGGCCTTCCGCCTGTGGCAGACGATGGAGGAACCCGACTGGGCCAAGGTCGGCTATCCGCCGATCGACTATCAGGACGCCTATTACTACGCCGCGCCCAAGAAGAAGGCGACCATCGCCAGCCTCGATGAACTCGATCCCGAGATCAAGGCGGTCTACGACAAGCTCGGCATTCCCGTGGCGGAGCAGGAAGTGCTCGCCGGGGTCGAAGGCGCGCGCAAGGTCGCGGTGGACGCGGTGTTCGATAGCGTCTCCGTCGCCACCACTTTCCGCGAGGAATTGAAGCGCGCGGGCGTGATCTTCCTCTCGATCTCCGAGGCGATCCGCGAATATCCGGAACTGGTCAAGCAGTGGCTCGGCAAGGTCGTGCCGGTGCGCGACAACTACTTCGCGGCATTGAACTGCGCGGTCTTCTCCGACGGCACCTTTGTCTATGTGCCCGAAGGCGTGCGCTGCCCGATGGAGCTGTCGACCTATTTCCGCATCAACGCCGAAAACACCGGCCAGTTCGAACGCACGCTGATCGTGGCCGACAAGGGCGCTTACGTCAGCTACCTCGAAGGCTGCACCGCGCCGATGCGCGATGAAAACCAGCTCCACGCCGCCGTGGTGGAACTGGTCGCGCTGGACGATGCCGAGATCAAATATTCCACGGTGCAGAACTGGTATCCCGGCAATGCCGAGGGCAAGGGCGGCATCTACAACTTCGTCACCAAGCGCGCGCTGTGCCAGGGGGACCGTTCGAAGGTCTCGTGGACGCAGGTCGAAACCGGCTCGGCGGTGACGTGGAAATATCCCTCCTGCGTCCTCAACGGCGAGGATTCTGTGGGCGAGTTCTACTCGGTCGCGGTCACCAACAATTTCCAGCAGGCCGACACCGGCACCAAGATGATCCACAACGGCAAGAACAGCCGCTCGACGATCATCTCCAAGGGGATTTCGGCGGGCAAGTCGAACAACACCTATCGCGGGTTGGTGCGCGTCGGCCCGACCGCGAGCGGCGTGCGCAACTTCACCCAGTGCGACAGCCTGCTCCTGGGCGATCAATGCGGCGCGCACACCGTGCCCTATATCGAGGTGAAGAACCCGTCGGCACAGATCGAGCACGAGGCGACCACCTCCAAGATCAGCGACGAACAGCTGTTCTACGCGATGCAGCGCGGCCTCGGCGAAGAGGAAGCCGTGGCGCTGATCGTCAACGGCTTTGCCAAGGACGTGCTGAAAGAGCTGCCGATGGAGTTTGCGGTCGAAGCGCAGAAGCTGCTGGCGATTTCGCTTGAGGGGAGCGTGGGGTGA
- a CDS encoding SUF system Fe-S cluster assembly regulator, whose product MRLSNLADYAVITMCQAALHCGSGRVSAAELATETGLPVPTVQKLVSKLTAAGLLRSVRGAHGGLQLGRPAAAITVADIVEAIEGRIALTACIDHAPCDYEAGCNMKPHWPIINTALRGALAGITLAQLRGPIVAPTPAEDHLA is encoded by the coding sequence ATGCGCCTGTCGAACCTTGCCGATTACGCCGTCATCACGATGTGCCAAGCCGCGCTCCATTGCGGCAGCGGACGGGTGAGTGCGGCGGAGCTGGCGACCGAGACGGGCCTGCCGGTGCCGACGGTGCAGAAGCTGGTCTCCAAACTGACCGCCGCTGGCCTGCTGCGGAGCGTGCGCGGGGCGCATGGCGGCCTGCAGCTTGGCCGTCCGGCGGCGGCGATCACGGTCGCGGACATTGTCGAGGCGATCGAAGGCCGCATCGCGCTTACCGCCTGCATCGACCATGCCCCGTGCGATTACGAGGCCGGGTGCAACATGAAGCCGCACTGGCCGATCATCAACACCGCGCTACGCGGCGCGCTGGCGGGCATCACCCTTGCCCAATTGCGCGGGCCGATTGTGGCCCCCACCCCCGCTGAGGACCATCTGGCATGA
- a CDS encoding helix-turn-helix domain-containing protein — protein MQFHSKTIAPAADYAGIVNTFYIIETGEGLIEEPVPAYSAQLLIMVRGRATFTFAEGSTAQSSTVFINAPQMRSASCVIEGPALQVGASLTHVAWQRLSNLPADVVHDQLVPSATILTPDQLATLEAAAAACERGHIAPEDLCHYLGAVIAEGPFTPKDDHVELVEAILRWLASGFDPAVSDLYASVDVSPRQLQRICRRFFGVAPAQVLKRFRAHRAAMLLTQPGLSEEFYDQLMATYFDQAHLIRDIRRYTGRTPSQFRKQSLATGLLLPSAHGDAGVVLNQPED, from the coding sequence TTGCAGTTCCACAGCAAGACTATTGCACCAGCGGCGGACTACGCCGGGATCGTCAACACGTTCTACATCATTGAAACAGGCGAAGGACTGATCGAGGAGCCGGTTCCGGCCTATTCGGCGCAGCTTTTGATCATGGTTCGCGGCCGCGCGACCTTCACCTTTGCCGAGGGCAGCACAGCGCAATCCTCCACCGTGTTCATCAACGCCCCACAGATGCGCAGCGCAAGTTGCGTCATCGAAGGCCCGGCGCTGCAGGTGGGGGCCTCGCTGACGCACGTGGCATGGCAAAGACTGTCGAACTTGCCAGCTGATGTTGTGCATGATCAGCTTGTGCCTTCGGCAACCATCCTCACGCCCGACCAGCTCGCCACGCTGGAGGCCGCTGCGGCTGCCTGCGAGAGAGGCCACATCGCGCCGGAGGATTTGTGCCATTATCTCGGCGCTGTGATCGCCGAAGGCCCTTTCACCCCAAAGGATGATCATGTCGAACTGGTCGAGGCGATCTTGCGCTGGCTCGCCAGCGGCTTCGATCCGGCTGTGAGTGATCTCTATGCCAGCGTCGACGTCTCTCCGCGACAACTTCAGCGCATCTGTCGGCGCTTTTTCGGCGTCGCTCCGGCACAGGTGCTCAAGCGGTTTCGCGCGCACCGGGCGGCGATGCTGCTGACGCAGCCCGGTCTCAGCGAAGAGTTCTATGACCAGCTGATGGCGACCTATTTCGATCAGGCGCACTTGATCCGCGACATTCGCCGTTACACCGGGCGCACGCCGAGCCAGTTTCGCAAGCAATCACTGGCGACCGGGCTGCTGCTTCCGTCCGCGCACGGCGATGCCGGGGTGGTGCTGAACCAGCCGGAGGATTGA
- a CDS encoding DUF885 domain-containing protein produces the protein MKLARLFAAPVSALALAATFAAPLAAQESAAAPARAEPAQTADIDALFVAYDAATLAESPEGKAYRGIRDEDYGKWDDPSDAAEERQFALLQQTLAEMRKRHDPASLTGQQALSFRLFEAMAERRASLHPYRGYGYIFDQMNGAQSQFPAFLINIHRVASEADALAYVERLAGLGAVLDALTQESRDRADKGVMPPKWVYPYVISDIRNLLEAGDGNAVLADLAGKVEKLNLDADTKAGINGGARDVWWDSVVPAYQRLLAEMERQQAIAPTDDGVWRFEDGDKYYAALLRNYTTTDLTADEIHEIGLRETARIHDEMRAIMAKVGFTGTLQEFFAFTRDDARFYHTSREDYLAEADAHLARMTARLPDFFSTLPTDPLVIKPVEAFREKSAGKAFYQRPAPDGSRPGTYYVNLYNLRDMSKNELEALAYHEGVPGHHLQLSIQTQLGDLPPFRRFGGVTAYSEGWGLYTEELGKDMGFYTDPYSDFGRLGMELWRAGRLVVDTGLHHKRWSREEAMQWLADNTPNPPGDIEKAIERYIVYPGQATAYMIGKLKIMELREKARTELGTKFDIREFHDVILKNGPVPLSIMEENVGQWIAARRQQ, from the coding sequence ATGAAACTTGCCCGCCTGTTCGCTGCCCCGGTCTCCGCTCTGGCGCTCGCCGCCACGTTCGCTGCGCCGCTTGCCGCGCAGGAGAGTGCAGCCGCACCTGCGCGTGCCGAACCAGCGCAGACCGCCGACATCGACGCGCTGTTCGTCGCCTATGATGCGGCTACCTTGGCCGAATCGCCCGAAGGCAAAGCCTATCGCGGTATTCGCGATGAGGATTACGGCAAGTGGGACGATCCCTCCGACGCGGCCGAGGAGCGGCAGTTCGCGCTGCTCCAGCAAACGCTGGCGGAAATGCGCAAGCGGCACGATCCAGCCAGTCTGACCGGGCAACAGGCGCTGTCCTTCCGGCTGTTCGAGGCAATGGCGGAACGCCGCGCCTCGCTCCACCCCTATCGCGGCTATGGCTACATCTTCGACCAGATGAACGGCGCGCAGAGCCAGTTTCCGGCCTTCCTCATCAACATCCACCGTGTCGCCAGCGAAGCGGACGCGCTGGCTTATGTCGAGCGGCTCGCCGGGCTGGGCGCGGTGCTCGACGCGTTGACACAGGAATCGCGTGATCGGGCAGACAAGGGCGTGATGCCGCCGAAATGGGTCTATCCCTATGTCATTTCCGACATCCGCAATCTGCTTGAGGCGGGAGACGGCAATGCGGTGTTGGCCGACCTTGCCGGAAAGGTCGAAAAGCTCAATCTCGATGCGGATACCAAGGCCGGGATCAACGGCGGCGCGAGGGACGTGTGGTGGGACAGCGTCGTCCCCGCCTATCAGCGCCTGCTCGCCGAGATGGAGCGTCAGCAGGCCATCGCCCCGACCGATGACGGTGTGTGGCGCTTCGAAGACGGCGACAAGTATTACGCCGCGCTGCTCAGGAACTACACCACCACCGATCTGACGGCGGACGAAATCCACGAAATCGGTCTCAGGGAAACCGCACGCATTCACGATGAGATGCGCGCGATCATGGCCAAGGTCGGCTTCACCGGCACCTTGCAGGAATTCTTCGCCTTCACCCGCGACGATGCACGCTTCTATCACACCAGCCGCGAGGATTATCTGGCCGAGGCGGATGCCCATCTTGCGCGGATGACCGCGCGGCTGCCCGATTTCTTCAGCACGCTGCCCACCGATCCACTGGTGATCAAGCCGGTCGAAGCCTTCCGCGAAAAGAGTGCAGGGAAGGCCTTCTACCAGCGTCCCGCGCCCGATGGCTCGCGGCCCGGTACCTATTACGTCAACCTCTACAACCTGCGCGACATGAGCAAGAACGAGCTTGAGGCGCTGGCCTATCACGAAGGCGTGCCGGGGCATCACCTGCAGCTGTCGATCCAGACGCAGCTGGGCGATCTGCCCCCGTTCCGGCGGTTCGGCGGGGTGACGGCCTATTCCGAAGGCTGGGGCCTCTATACCGAGGAACTGGGCAAGGACATGGGCTTCTATACTGATCCCTATTCCGATTTCGGGCGGCTCGGCATGGAACTGTGGCGCGCCGGGCGTCTGGTGGTCGACACCGGCCTCCACCACAAACGCTGGAGCCGCGAGGAGGCGATGCAGTGGCTCGCCGACAACACCCCCAATCCGCCGGGCGACATCGAAAAGGCGATCGAACGTTACATCGTCTACCCCGGCCAGGCGACCGCCTACATGATCGGCAAGCTGAAGATCATGGAGCTGCGTGAAAAGGCGCGCACGGAACTGGGAACCAAATTCGATATCCGCGAATTTCACGATGTCATCCTGAAGAACGGCCCGGTGCCGCTGTCGATCATGGAGGAGAATGTCGGGCAATGGATCGCTGCCCGACGCCAGCAATAG
- a CDS encoding helix-turn-helix domain-containing protein: MSVISAKSAPPSGLPDDQKNLTAAALISVDYIPPSATLAPFVTTLYHFRCDEPVIRDIQPAAIGQVCLFPHGKGELHFANGHRDPNHEVGLLTPLSRATPMFVNGPFHAFGAALTPVGWAALTGLHAGLHRDRLLPATSVLGPGIASLGERLLAAYRNGSMSGRDCALAIGGFIESNVRPLNPRHLELVMATARWLAGSFNPEVGTLAGTAGYSARQVQRLVERYFGLPPRALARKYRALRAAALLSAPHLSPQDEAEIGEAFFDQSHMIREITHFVGRTPARLADDVTPYLSEMIAPKNLRELEA; the protein is encoded by the coding sequence ATGAGTGTCATTTCAGCCAAATCCGCTCCGCCGTCCGGCCTGCCGGACGATCAGAAAAACCTCACGGCGGCCGCGCTGATCAGCGTCGATTACATTCCTCCCTCGGCCACGCTCGCACCCTTCGTCACCACGCTTTACCATTTTCGATGCGATGAGCCGGTGATCCGCGACATCCAGCCCGCCGCAATCGGGCAGGTCTGCCTGTTTCCGCACGGCAAAGGCGAGCTGCACTTTGCCAATGGGCATCGCGATCCCAATCACGAAGTCGGCCTGCTAACCCCACTTTCACGCGCAACGCCGATGTTTGTGAACGGGCCGTTCCATGCCTTTGGCGCTGCGCTCACTCCGGTAGGCTGGGCGGCGCTTACCGGGCTCCATGCCGGCCTGCACCGCGACCGGCTGCTCCCCGCCACCAGCGTGCTTGGCCCCGGCATCGCCTCGCTGGGCGAGCGTCTGCTCGCCGCCTACCGTAATGGCAGCATGAGTGGTCGTGACTGCGCCCTCGCGATCGGCGGTTTCATCGAAAGCAATGTACGACCGCTCAACCCGCGCCATCTTGAACTGGTGATGGCCACGGCACGCTGGCTGGCTGGATCCTTCAATCCTGAAGTCGGCACGCTGGCCGGTACGGCAGGCTATTCGGCACGGCAGGTGCAACGCCTCGTTGAACGCTATTTCGGCCTGCCGCCGCGCGCGCTCGCCCGCAAGTATCGCGCCTTGCGGGCTGCGGCCCTGCTGTCCGCGCCGCACCTGTCGCCGCAGGACGAAGCGGAAATCGGCGAGGCCTTCTTCGACCAATCCCACATGATCCGCGAGATCACCCATTTCGTCGGCCGCACCCCTGCGCGGCTGGCGGATGATGTGACTCCTTACCTTTCGGAGATGATTGCCCCCAAGAACCTGCGCGAGCTTGAAGCCTGA
- a CDS encoding quinone-dependent dihydroorotate dehydrogenase, which yields MLFRLIKPAIFALDSETGHRLALRALAALPSRAPVAAGPLAVEVAGLTFPNPVGVAAGFDKDAEVPDALLGLGFGFTEVGSITPLPQAGNPRPRLFRLVEDEAVINRMGFNNGGADAALARLRVRKGRPGIVGVNIGANKDSDDRIADYAVMARKMAPFSSYLCVNVSSPNTPGLRALQDEGALTALIDAVIAARDEAVRAAPPPVFLKVAPDLEPADIDAIARIAMDKQLGALVVSNTTISRPALRSHHAGETGGLSGAPLRQLATQRLRDFRKATGGALPLVGVGGIANAEHAWERIRAGASLVQLYSAMVYEGPGLGARIARGLEALMKRDGFASIAEAVGSE from the coding sequence ATGCTGTTCCGCCTGATCAAGCCTGCAATCTTCGCTCTCGATTCGGAAACTGGGCACCGCCTCGCGCTGCGCGCACTGGCCGCGCTGCCATCGCGTGCGCCTGTCGCAGCAGGGCCGCTGGCGGTGGAGGTGGCGGGGCTGACCTTCCCCAATCCGGTCGGGGTGGCCGCCGGCTTCGACAAGGATGCCGAGGTGCCTGATGCGCTGCTTGGCCTTGGCTTCGGCTTTACCGAAGTCGGTTCGATCACCCCCTTGCCTCAGGCGGGCAATCCCAGGCCGCGGCTGTTCCGCCTGGTCGAGGACGAGGCCGTCATCAACCGCATGGGGTTCAATAATGGTGGAGCCGACGCTGCGCTGGCGCGGCTGCGGGTGCGCAAGGGGCGTCCGGGCATCGTCGGGGTCAATATCGGTGCCAACAAGGATTCCGACGATCGTATCGCCGACTACGCTGTGATGGCCCGGAAGATGGCACCGTTTTCGAGCTATCTTTGCGTCAATGTGTCCTCGCCCAATACGCCGGGCCTGCGCGCCTTGCAGGATGAAGGTGCGTTGACCGCTCTGATCGACGCCGTGATCGCCGCCCGCGATGAGGCGGTGCGGGCTGCCCCGCCACCGGTATTCCTCAAGGTCGCCCCTGATCTCGAGCCCGCCGACATCGATGCCATTGCCCGGATTGCGATGGACAAGCAGCTAGGCGCGCTGGTGGTGTCGAACACCACGATCAGCCGCCCGGCGCTGCGTTCGCACCATGCGGGCGAGACAGGCGGGCTGTCGGGCGCGCCCTTGCGTCAGCTGGCCACCCAGCGCCTGCGCGATTTCCGCAAGGCTACCGGCGGCGCGCTGCCATTGGTCGGGGTGGGCGGGATCGCCAACGCCGAACACGCGTGGGAGCGCATCCGTGCCGGCGCTAGTCTGGTGCAGCTTTATTCCGCGATGGTCTATGAAGGCCCCGGTCTTGGCGCGCGGATCGCGCGGGGGCTTGAGGCGCTGATGAAGCGCGATGGCTTCGCGAGCATTGCCGAAGCGGTGGGAAGCGAATAG
- the ggt gene encoding gamma-glutamyltransferase, with product MRILAALIAPLALALSGCAVTTQNVALEGVEDIRFTGSGAVSSADPRATAAGETILAQGGSAVDAAIAVMLALTVVEPQSSGIGGGGFMLRADADDGSLITYDGRETAPAAATPNRFLDAGGKILPRETRVFSGLSVGVPGNIALAAKAHGEHGRLPWAKLFEPAIALAEDGFVMNRRLFESLKGNKGRADKSAVAKAVFFGADGEPLPLGTTIRVPELAATFRTLAAEGPEAMYGSVAAAALAAYVAGETPQDGRMTADDVTAYTARERAPVCVRYRVYKVCGMGPPSSGGVAVAQMLGQLERFDLAALGPDSPQFWHLFIESQRLAYADREMYSGDADFVAVPVAGMVDPGYLAQRSALISPHSAIAKPEAGVPPGAPLARGDGPEEPENGTTHFAVVDGRGNAVSYTSTIEGAFGSGLYWRGFYLNNELTDFTLTPEADGKPVANRVEGGKRPRSSMAPTVVYDAQGRIVLVIGAAGGPTIPVTVTRAIIGVLDFGLGAQDALALPFAMAFGDTLLIEEGSALEIMKDELTARGHKSIRIAPAPIKANALGRRADGSWEVATEPRLASVVTP from the coding sequence ATGCGTATTCTTGCTGCTCTGATCGCCCCGCTGGCGCTGGCCCTTTCAGGCTGTGCCGTCACGACCCAGAATGTCGCCCTCGAAGGCGTGGAGGACATCCGCTTCACTGGCAGCGGCGCGGTCAGCAGCGCCGATCCGCGCGCGACGGCGGCAGGCGAGACGATCCTTGCCCAGGGTGGCTCGGCGGTCGATGCGGCGATTGCGGTGATGCTGGCGTTGACCGTGGTCGAGCCGCAGAGCTCCGGCATCGGCGGCGGCGGGTTCATGCTGCGTGCCGATGCGGATGACGGCTCGCTGATCACCTATGACGGGCGCGAGACGGCCCCTGCCGCTGCCACGCCGAACCGCTTTCTTGATGCCGGGGGCAAGATCCTCCCCCGCGAAACGCGCGTCTTTTCGGGTCTCAGCGTCGGGGTGCCGGGCAACATCGCGCTCGCCGCCAAGGCGCATGGCGAACATGGCAGGCTGCCCTGGGCCAAGCTGTTCGAGCCCGCGATCGCGCTCGCTGAGGATGGCTTCGTGATGAACAGGAGGCTGTTTGAATCCTTGAAGGGCAACAAGGGCCGGGCGGACAAGAGCGCGGTGGCCAAGGCGGTATTCTTCGGTGCGGACGGTGAGCCGCTGCCGCTTGGCACCACGATCCGGGTGCCTGAACTTGCCGCCACGTTCCGCACCCTCGCCGCCGAAGGGCCTGAGGCGATGTATGGCAGCGTCGCAGCCGCTGCACTTGCCGCCTACGTGGCGGGCGAGACCCCGCAGGACGGGCGCATGACCGCCGATGATGTCACCGCCTATACCGCCAGGGAACGCGCGCCGGTCTGCGTGCGCTACCGGGTGTACAAGGTCTGCGGCATGGGGCCGCCGTCTTCGGGCGGGGTCGCGGTGGCGCAGATGCTCGGCCAGCTTGAGCGGTTCGATCTCGCTGCGCTCGGCCCTGACAGCCCGCAGTTCTGGCATCTGTTCATCGAAAGCCAGCGCCTCGCCTATGCCGACCGCGAGATGTATTCGGGCGATGCCGATTTCGTCGCGGTGCCGGTCGCCGGGATGGTCGATCCGGGATACCTCGCCCAGCGTTCGGCGCTGATTTCGCCCCATAGCGCTATCGCCAAGCCCGAGGCGGGTGTGCCGCCCGGCGCGCCGCTTGCACGCGGGGACGGGCCGGAGGAACCGGAGAACGGCACCACCCATTTTGCGGTCGTCGACGGGCGCGGCAATGCCGTCAGCTACACCTCGACCATCGAGGGCGCGTTCGGATCGGGGCTCTACTGGCGCGGGTTCTATCTCAACAACGAACTCACCGACTTCACCCTGACGCCCGAGGCTGACGGCAAGCCGGTCGCCAACCGGGTCGAGGGCGGCAAGCGCCCGCGTTCCTCGATGGCGCCGACTGTGGTTTATGACGCGCAAGGACGGATCGTGCTGGTAATCGGCGCAGCCGGAGGCCCGACCATTCCCGTTACCGTCACCCGTGCGATCATCGGCGTGCTCGATTTCGGCCTCGGTGCGCAGGACGCGCTGGCGCTGCCCTTCGCGATGGCGTTCGGCGACACCCTGCTGATCGAGGAGGGCAGCGCGCTCGAGATCATGAAGGACGAACTTACCGCGCGCGGCCACAAGTCCATCCGCATCGCGCCTGCGCCGATCAAGGCCAACGCGCTGGGGCGCCGGGCTGACGGCAGCTGGGAGGTGGCCACCGAGCCGCGCCTTGCCAGCGTTGTGACACCCTGA
- a CDS encoding AMP-dependent synthetase/ligase: MRADEKGDAPFLGHKEGGQWVTQSWRSAAEQVCLLAEALRGMGLEDGDRVALVSENRPEWCIADLAIMAAGCITVPTYTTNTRRDHAHILDNSGARAVFVSNEKLLAPVVGAIGQTGLVEHVIGIDDLHRKQSGSFEYHDWKALISGDAAAARAAVDERIARIERSETACLIYTSGTGGAPRGVMQHHGAILCNVSGAAEVLIEDFGIKDERFLSFLPLSHAYEHSGGQYLPIGVGAEIFYSEGLEKLASNIEETRPTIMVVVPRLFEVLRTRIMKQVEKQGKVANFMMDSALKIAEHSKEGKKRLRDRPLDFLVEKTLRPKIRQKFGGRIKAMVSGGAPLNPEVGNFFDAMGLTMLQGYGQTEAGPVISCNRPKVGLKMDTVGPALRGVEVKIAEDGEILVRGELVMHGYWRNEAETARTLKEGWLHTGDIGHLDHKGRIVITDRKKDMIVNDKGDNIAPQKVEGMLTLQPEIAQAMVSGDKRPYVVGLIVPDAEWALEWARANGEKFDLKALQDLPAFRNAVRAAVDRTNADLSVIEKVRQFAFADEAFTIENEEMTPSMKIRRHKIRERYQERIDGLYRG, from the coding sequence ATGCGCGCCGATGAGAAGGGCGACGCGCCCTTCCTCGGCCACAAGGAAGGCGGGCAATGGGTGACGCAGTCCTGGCGCTCGGCGGCTGAGCAGGTGTGCCTGCTGGCCGAGGCGCTGCGCGGCATGGGGCTGGAAGATGGCGACCGGGTTGCGCTGGTCAGCGAAAACCGCCCCGAATGGTGCATCGCCGACCTCGCGATCATGGCCGCCGGGTGCATCACCGTGCCGACCTACACCACCAACACCCGCCGCGATCATGCCCACATCCTCGACAATTCGGGCGCGCGGGCGGTGTTCGTCTCCAACGAGAAGCTGCTCGCCCCCGTGGTCGGCGCGATCGGGCAGACGGGTCTGGTCGAGCACGTGATCGGGATCGATGACCTCCACCGGAAACAATCGGGCAGCTTCGAATATCACGACTGGAAGGCGCTGATCTCCGGCGATGCCGCCGCCGCGCGCGCGGCGGTGGACGAACGGATCGCGCGCATCGAACGCTCCGAAACCGCTTGCCTCATCTACACCAGCGGCACCGGCGGCGCGCCGCGCGGCGTGATGCAGCACCACGGCGCAATCCTGTGCAATGTCTCGGGCGCGGCCGAAGTGCTGATCGAGGATTTCGGGATCAAGGACGAACGCTTCCTGTCGTTCCTGCCGCTCTCCCACGCTTACGAACATTCAGGCGGGCAGTATCTCCCCATCGGGGTGGGGGCGGAGATCTTCTATTCCGAGGGCCTCGAAAAGCTCGCCAGCAATATCGAGGAAACCCGCCCCACCATCATGGTCGTCGTCCCGCGCCTGTTCGAAGTGCTGCGCACCCGCATCATGAAGCAGGTCGAAAAGCAGGGCAAAGTCGCCAACTTCATGATGGATAGCGCGCTCAAGATCGCCGAGCATTCGAAGGAAGGCAAAAAACGCCTGCGCGACCGGCCGCTGGACTTCCTCGTCGAGAAGACCCTGCGCCCCAAGATCCGCCAGAAGTTCGGCGGGCGGATCAAGGCGATGGTTTCGGGCGGCGCGCCGCTCAATCCCGAAGTCGGCAATTTCTTCGACGCGATGGGGCTGACCATGCTGCAAGGCTATGGCCAGACAGAGGCCGGGCCGGTGATCAGCTGCAACCGCCCCAAGGTGGGCCTCAAGATGGATACGGTCGGCCCGGCGCTCAGGGGCGTCGAGGTGAAAATCGCCGAGGACGGCGAAATCCTCGTGCGCGGCGAGCTGGTGATGCACGGCTACTGGCGCAACGAGGCCGAGACGGCGCGCACGCTGAAAGAGGGCTGGCTCCACACCGGTGACATCGGGCATCTCGACCACAAGGGCCGGATCGTCATCACCGACCGCAAGAAGGACATGATCGTCAACGACAAGGGCGACAATATCGCGCCCCAGAAGGTTGAGGGCATGCTGACGCTCCAGCCCGAAATCGCGCAGGCGATGGTGAGCGGCGACAAGCGGCCCTATGTCGTGGGCCTGATCGTGCCGGACGCCGAGTGGGCGCTCGAATGGGCGAGGGCCAATGGCGAGAAGTTCGATCTCAAGGCGCTGCAGGACTTGCCCGCCTTCAGGAACGCGGTGCGCGCCGCGGTTGATCGCACCAACGCCGATCTGTCAGTGATCGAGAAGGTGAGGCAGTTCGCCTTCGCGGACGAGGCCTTCACCATCGAGAACGAGGAAATGACGCCAAGCATGAAGATCCGCCGCCACAAGATCCGCGAGCGGTATCAGGAGCGGATCGACGGGCTTTATCGGGGCTAG